Below is a window of Demequina muriae DNA.
TCACGCTCGAGGTGGTCGAGGCGCGACTGCCCCGTGCGTGATCGACGACGGCGGCGCGGCTAGACCTCCAGCACGACCTTGCGCTGGCCGGGGCGGGGGTGCATGGCGGCCGCGAACGCGCGCTGCACCTGCGCGATGGGGAACACGTGCGTGACGATGTGGTCGGCCACGCCTGGCTGGTCCACGAGGTAGTCCTGGGCACGCTCGAGCATGGCGCGGTGCTCGCGGGTGACGCCTGTGATCAGGGTGCCGTTGCGGCGGAAGAAGTCGCGCAGGGGCAGCGCATACCAGTCGTCGTCCGGCACGCCGAAGGCGACCACCGAGCCGCCGGGCGCCACCGCCGCCATCGAGTCGGCGAGAGTGGACGTCTGGTGGCCCACCATCTCGAGCACGATGTCCGGGCGGTCGGCGTCGGCGAGTCCCCGCGCCCAGCCCCGTGACGTGTCGCGCACCAGGTCGTCGATGGGCAGACCCATCGCATCGGCCGCGCGGTCGAGCGGGTCGACGCCCACGATGCGTCCGGCGCCGTGGTGACGGGCGAGGACGCTCGCCATCAGCCCGAACGGGCCCACGCCGACGATTCCGACGCTGCGCCCGTCGAGGGGACCCAGGCGGTCGAAGACGGTCATGAGGCATGCGACCGACTGCGCGACGGTGACGTGCGTGTCGGGTGCGTCCATGCGCACCTTGGAGACCTGGTCGCCCGAGGTGATGAACACCTGACGCAGCGCGTCCCAGTTCGACGCCCATCCCACGACCCGGTCGCCCGACACGAAGTCGGGATGCGCGGAGCACAGCACCTCGCCCACGATCTCGTGCATCGGGCGCCCTGCCTGTCCCGCCCCTCCGGCCGGCACCATCGCGCCGCGCGCGAACGGGAGGTCCGAACCGCAGACCGCTCCCGCGGTGAGCTCCACCAGCAGTTCGCCGGGCTGGATGGACAGCGGGGGCGACTCTTCGACGCGCTCGAAGCGGTGCGGTGCGGCGACTCGGTACGCCCAGGTGGTGTCGGTGCTCATAGGGCGGACGCTAGCAATGCGAGAGCGGCGCCACCCGGGACCTCGGGCCGGGGGTGCGACGCTGGAGGTCAGTCGTGTCGCCGTGCGACCAGGACGGCGTCCCGCCACAGCCTCTCGCGGCCGTCCGGCTCCCGGGTGGTGCGCTCGCGAAGGGTGGCCGACACCTCCCACAGCGATCGGTCGAGCACCGCGGCGACGTCCTCGGCGGCGAACGTCTTGTCTCGCAGGTCGGGGTGCTCGGACGCGTGCGGGTCGGTGGGGTGGTGCCCGATGACCAGGAGCATCCCGCCGGGCGCCACCGCTCCTGCGAGCGTCTCCACGAGCCACCGGCCCCCGTGCATCGAGTGGGTGTAGAGCGACGTCACCAGGTTCCATGGCCCGCGGGTGTCGACCAGCGTCTCGAGGTCCTCGTCGGTGAACGTCACGTGGTGGCCGACCCCGGCCGTCTCGGCGTGCTCGCGCGCCCGGCCGATCGCGGTCAGAGACAGGTCGACCGCCGTCACGAGCCAGCCCTGCCGCGCCAGCCACACCGCGTCGGCGCCCTCCCCGCAGCCCACGTCGAGAGCGGTGCCCGGCGTCACGATGTGCTCGACCTCGTCGATCAGCGGAGCGTTGGGATGTCCGGTCCACACGCGCTCACGCGAGCGGTAGCGCGCGTCCCACGCGTCACGTTCGACGTCACGCGTGGACTCGCCGGAGGAGTGGTTCTCGGTTTGCGTGCTCATGGCGCCTCCCGGGGTCCGGCCGCGATCGGGGCGACGTCAGCGAGGCGCGTCCCGAGCGCGACGCATCGGCTCGAGCTTCCCTTCCGATTGTGCCTGCTCAGGCGTCGATGTGCGCGCCCAACGCCCGGCGCATCGGCTCGAGCTTGGCTTCGGACTCCGCCCACTCCGCCTCCGGCTCGCTCGCGGCGACGATGCCGCACCCGGCGAACAGCCGCATGCGGCTCGGGTCAGTGGCATCGATCTCCGCCGACCGCAGGCCGATGCACCACTCGCCGTCACCGGCCGCGTCGATCCAGCCCACCGGCCCGGCGTAGCGGCCGCGATCGATCCCCTCGAGTTCGTCGATCACGTGGGCGGCCGCCAGCGTGGGCGTGCCGCACACCGCAGCGCTCGGGTGCAGCTCGCGGATCAGCTCGAGCGCGCTCGCGTTGTGGCTGAGGACTCCCGTGACGTCCGTCGCGAGGTGCATCACGTTGGGGAGGTGCAGCACGCTCGGCTCGTCGGGAACGTTGACCGAGGCGCAGTGGGCGGCGAGCACGTTCGTCACCGACGTCACCGCGTACTCGTGCTCCTCGCGATCCTTCGACGAGCGCGCGAGGGCGGCGGCGTGTGCGAGGTCGGCGGTCTCGTCACCCGTGGGGCGGATCGTGCCCGCCAGCACACGAGACGTGACGAGGCCGTGGTCCACCCTCGCCAGCAGCTCGGGGGTCGCCCCCACCAGCCCGTCCACGTGGAAGGCCCAGCAGCTCGGGTAGTCGGCCGCGAGCGCCGTGAGCACGGTGCGGACGTCAACGGGTCCGTCGCCCGTGGCCTGGACCGCGCGAGCCAGCACCACCTTGTCGAGCTCCCCGGCGCCGATGCGCTCGATCGCCGAGGCGACGGCCGTCGCCCACGCGTCGCGGTCGCCCTCGTCGATGGCGATCGGGGGCAGGGGTGCCGGAGGGGAGGCGTCTCCGAGGGCGTCCTCCAGGCTCGGCAGGTCCGTGAGTCCGTCACCGTCGATCACGGTGAACCAGGCGCGGCCGTCCCGCAGGCCCACCACAAAGCGCGGCACCACGAGGCTGCCGCCCGCCGCTGACGCATCGGCGAACGAGAACGAGCCGAAGGCGACGAGTCCGGTGCCGGCCTGGCGCACGTCGTCGCGGACGAGGGCGTGGCGCGTGACGCGCCGCCACCAGGCGTCGGCCTCGTCGATGCGCTGGGCGCCGGCCGTCTCCAGCCTGGCGGACTCGCCCCACGCGATGAGCCCTTGGCCTCGCCTGACCCACGAGATCCCGTGCGGAGGAAGCAGCGCGAGGAGATCGTCGGGCGCCGGAATCTCGACGGTCCGGACGACCAGGGGCACGGGGCTGGCGGCAAGCACGCTCACCTGGCAAGCCTACGTCCGGCGTCCGGGCGGACGTGCCGCACCCCCAGCGCTAGAGACGCACGCCCAGGCGCCGCAGGTGCGCGTTCGCGAACCTGCCGGCGGGGTCGAGAGTCTCGAACTGCGCGCGCGCATCGGCGAGGCGAGGCGTGACGGCGGCGACCGCATCGGCCGTCATGGTGTGCACCTTGCCCCAGTGCGGGCGGGCGCCGAAGGGCGCGAGCGCCGCTTCGATGCGAGGGGTGAGCGCGGCGACGGCCTCGGGGGCGTTGCGCCAGGTGAAGTGGATCGCGAGGGTGTCACGTCCGTAGGCGCCCGAGAGCCACAGACCGTCTGCGGCGACGGTCCGCAGCTCCGAGACGAGCAGGTGCGGGGCGATCTCGTGGCCGAGCGCCTTGACCGCCGCCAGCGCCTCGGCTCCGTCGGCCAGCGCGACGAAGTACTCGGTCTGGATCTCGTCGCCGTTCGACGGCGTGGAGTCGAGCCGGAAGTGCGGCAGGCGCTCGAGCCACGGGCCTGGCACGCCGCCCTTGACGGTGAGGTTGGCGGGCGGCACGTCGACCAGGCCGGCCTCGGCGGCGGTCTCGAACCTCGCCCCCTGCCACCCGTCCTGAGGGTCCTCGCCCAGGCCGATGCGGGTCTTGCGCCACGCCTGCTGGATCGTAGGCTCGTCCCACAACGTGAACAGGCTGACGGAGTAGCCCGCGCCCATGATCGCGGACAGGTCCCCGAGCGCCGCCTCCCAGGACAGGCCCCGGTAGACGTCCTGGCGCACCAGGTAGGTGGGCTGGATGTCGAGCGTCACGCGCACGACGATGCCGTAGGCGCCCAGGCCCACCACGAGTCCCTCGAAGCCCTCGTCGCCGCGCCGCGCCTCGACGAGCTCGCCGGCCGCATTCACGTAGGTCAGCGCGGCGACTGCATCGGACAGGCAGCCGTTGGTGAGCCCCGATCCGTGGGTGCCCGTCGCGACGGCCCCACCCACGGAGATGTGGGGGAGCGAGCCCATGTTGTGAAGCGCCCAGCCGTGGGACTCGAGCCACACGGCGAGCTCTCCGTACCTGGTGCCCGCGCCCACGGTGACGGTGCGCGCCTCCTCGTCCACGGTCGCATCGGCCGGAATGCCGGTGACCGTGACGAGCCTGCCGGTGCTGTCGGCGAGGTCGTTGAAGCTGTGGCGCGTGCCGAGCGCGCGGACCGGGCCGTCGGCGCCGACGACGGCCTCTTGCACCTCCGGGATCGACCGTGCCTCGACCAGCTCAGGTGCCGTGAAGGTGTGGGTGCCGGCCCAGGTCGCTCCGATGCTCATGCGGCCAGCCTAGGCCGAGCACCCCACGCCGCATTTTCGCAACGCCGAGGTTGGCATTTCCGTGCGGGAGACGACCCTTTTCGTGTACCTCTGCACCCTCCCGCGACGCGTACCCTGGTGGGCGTGCGAACCGAAGCAGATGTGATCGTCGTGGGCGCCGGGCCTGGCGGCTCCGCAGCGGCGCATTACTTGGCCCGCGAGGGCTTCGACGTCATCGCTCTCGAGAAGTCGCACTTCCCTCGCGAGAAGGTGTGCGGCGACGGCCTCACGCCGCGCGCCGTGCGCGAACTCGAGCTCATCGGGCTGCCCACTCCCCGCGACGAGGGCTGGATCCCCAACTGGGGGCTGCGCATGGTCGGCGGCGGGCACCGTCTCGAGTTCCCCTGGCACGAGCAGGACTCGTTCCCCGACTACGGGCTGTCGCTCCCCCGCGCGAGCTTCGACCACAAGCTGGCCGAGCACGCTCGCTCCGCAGGGGCCGACGTCCGCGAGGGCTGGTTCGTCACTGGTGCCACCCGTGACGAGCGCACCGGCCGGGTGACGGGCGTCACCGCCAGGCAGACGGATGCGAACGGCCGCAAGACGGGCGACGAGGTCACGTACACGGCGCCCGTGGTGATTGCGGCCGACGGCGTGAGCGCCCGCATCGCGCTGGGCCTCGGCATCGAGCGCATGAACAATCGGCCCATCGGGGTCGCGGTCCGCACCTATTTCGAGACCCCCCGCCACGACGAGGAGTGGATGGAGGGCCACCTCGAGATCTGGGACGGCAAGCCCGGTCACAGCAACCTGCTTCCCGGCTACGGGTGGATCTTCCCGCTCGGCGACGGCACCGCGAACGTCGGCCTCGGCACCCTCAGCCCGAACGGCAGCCCCTCCAAGCTCGACCACCGCGCGCTCATGGACGGCTGGCTGCGCCACAACACCGACGGCTGGGGATTCGACCCTGACGCCCCCGTCTCCAAGGTGCAGGGAGCGGCGATCCCCATGGCCTTCAACCGTCAGCCGCACTACGTGCCGGGCATGATGCTCATCGGCGACGCGGGCGGCATGGTCAACCCGTTCAACGGCGAGGGCATCGCCTACGCGATGCAGGCGGCCAGGACCGCGACCGATGCGCTCGTCGAGTGGCGCGCCGCGTCCGGGGACGCGGCCAAGGAGGCCGCGCTCGTCGGCTACGCGCGGAAGATGAAGGAACAGCTCGGTGGGTACTACTCTCTAGGGCGTGTGTTCGCGCACCTGATCGCCCACCCCCAGGTGATGAAGGCGTGCACCCGCTACGGACTGCCCCAACCGACGGTCATGAGGTTTACGCATAAACTGCTGGCAGATGTCTATGAGCCGCGTGGCGGTGACTGGGCGGACAAGTTGATGACCGCACTGACCAGGATCGCCCCCGCGGCCTAGGGCACGGCGGGATGCTGATCAGCTGACAATGAAGGGAATCGACGAGTGAATCCGTACGTGCCGATCGTGGTGATGATCGTCGTCGCCGCAGCGTTGGCGGTGGCAGGCCTCGTGGTCAGCTCTCTCGTGGGCGGTCCTCAGCGGTACAACTCCGCCAAGGTGGACAAGTACGAGTCGGGCCTGCAGCCCACCCCG
It encodes the following:
- a CDS encoding zinc-binding dehydrogenase encodes the protein MSTDTTWAYRVAAPHRFERVEESPPLSIQPGELLVELTAGAVCGSDLPFARGAMVPAGGAGQAGRPMHEIVGEVLCSAHPDFVSGDRVVGWASNWDALRQVFITSGDQVSKVRMDAPDTHVTVAQSVACLMTVFDRLGPLDGRSVGIVGVGPFGLMASVLARHHGAGRIVGVDPLDRAADAMGLPIDDLVRDTSRGWARGLADADRPDIVLEMVGHQTSTLADSMAAVAPGGSVVAFGVPDDDWYALPLRDFFRRNGTLITGVTREHRAMLERAQDYLVDQPGVADHIVTHVFPIAQVQRAFAAAMHPRPGQRKVVLEV
- a CDS encoding class I SAM-dependent methyltransferase; translated protein: MSTQTENHSSGESTRDVERDAWDARYRSRERVWTGHPNAPLIDEVEHIVTPGTALDVGCGEGADAVWLARQGWLVTAVDLSLTAIGRAREHAETAGVGHHVTFTDEDLETLVDTRGPWNLVTSLYTHSMHGGRWLVETLAGAVAPGGMLLVIGHHPTDPHASEHPDLRDKTFAAEDVAAVLDRSLWEVSATLRERTTREPDGRERLWRDAVLVARRHD
- a CDS encoding isochorismate synthase — protein: MSVLAASPVPLVVRTVEIPAPDDLLALLPPHGISWVRRGQGLIAWGESARLETAGAQRIDEADAWWRRVTRHALVRDDVRQAGTGLVAFGSFSFADASAAGGSLVVPRFVVGLRDGRAWFTVIDGDGLTDLPSLEDALGDASPPAPLPPIAIDEGDRDAWATAVASAIERIGAGELDKVVLARAVQATGDGPVDVRTVLTALAADYPSCWAFHVDGLVGATPELLARVDHGLVTSRVLAGTIRPTGDETADLAHAAALARSSKDREEHEYAVTSVTNVLAAHCASVNVPDEPSVLHLPNVMHLATDVTGVLSHNASALELIRELHPSAAVCGTPTLAAAHVIDELEGIDRGRYAGPVGWIDAAGDGEWCIGLRSAEIDATDPSRMRLFAGCGIVAASEPEAEWAESEAKLEPMRRALGAHIDA
- a CDS encoding FAD-binding protein translates to MSIGATWAGTHTFTAPELVEARSIPEVQEAVVGADGPVRALGTRHSFNDLADSTGRLVTVTGIPADATVDEEARTVTVGAGTRYGELAVWLESHGWALHNMGSLPHISVGGAVATGTHGSGLTNGCLSDAVAALTYVNAAGELVEARRGDEGFEGLVVGLGAYGIVVRVTLDIQPTYLVRQDVYRGLSWEAALGDLSAIMGAGYSVSLFTLWDEPTIQQAWRKTRIGLGEDPQDGWQGARFETAAEAGLVDVPPANLTVKGGVPGPWLERLPHFRLDSTPSNGDEIQTEYFVALADGAEALAAVKALGHEIAPHLLVSELRTVAADGLWLSGAYGRDTLAIHFTWRNAPEAVAALTPRIEAALAPFGARPHWGKVHTMTADAVAAVTPRLADARAQFETLDPAGRFANAHLRRLGVRL
- a CDS encoding geranylgeranyl reductase family protein, which codes for MRTEADVIVVGAGPGGSAAAHYLAREGFDVIALEKSHFPREKVCGDGLTPRAVRELELIGLPTPRDEGWIPNWGLRMVGGGHRLEFPWHEQDSFPDYGLSLPRASFDHKLAEHARSAGADVREGWFVTGATRDERTGRVTGVTARQTDANGRKTGDEVTYTAPVVIAADGVSARIALGLGIERMNNRPIGVAVRTYFETPRHDEEWMEGHLEIWDGKPGHSNLLPGYGWIFPLGDGTANVGLGTLSPNGSPSKLDHRALMDGWLRHNTDGWGFDPDAPVSKVQGAAIPMAFNRQPHYVPGMMLIGDAGGMVNPFNGEGIAYAMQAARTATDALVEWRAASGDAAKEAALVGYARKMKEQLGGYYSLGRVFAHLIAHPQVMKACTRYGLPQPTVMRFTHKLLADVYEPRGGDWADKLMTALTRIAPAA